In Serratia sp. FDAARGOS_506, a genomic segment contains:
- a CDS encoding DUF2231 domain-containing protein, with product MTTQTTARPSAVAVAVYEWLNPIPYGFFTAALIFDIIYACTANIQWLNGASWLIAIGLVFAIIPRLINLVQVWFGSGRLQGSPVKLHFWLNLIAIVLAIINAFVHSRDAYAVVPQGLVLSAIVVALLSLANILLAVAARAK from the coding sequence ATGACCACGCAAACGACAGCAAGGCCCTCAGCGGTCGCGGTGGCCGTCTATGAATGGCTTAATCCGATACCCTACGGATTTTTCACTGCGGCGCTGATTTTCGACATCATCTATGCTTGCACGGCGAACATTCAGTGGCTCAATGGCGCCAGCTGGCTGATCGCCATTGGCCTGGTTTTTGCCATTATTCCCCGGCTGATTAACCTGGTTCAGGTGTGGTTCGGCAGCGGCCGGCTGCAGGGTTCACCGGTCAAACTCCATTTCTGGCTGAATCTGATCGCCATCGTTCTCGCCATTATCAACGCTTTCGTGCATAGCCGGGATGCGTATGCCGTGGTGCCGCAAGGCCTGGTGCTGTCTGCGATCGTGGTCGCGCTGCTGAGCCTCGCCAACATTCTGCTGGCCGTGGCCGCCCGCGCAAAATAA
- a CDS encoding DUF4440 domain-containing protein, with amino-acid sequence MTHFAEWLRQIQALEVELHQPTTRCDPKRVAALLHEDFEEIGRSGLRYDKRQTIAALAIETGYPQIFAQGFKLVQISAGTVLLTYKSFQRDAQGHAVRCTERSSIWLLTEKEGWQIRFHQGTPTDE; translated from the coding sequence TTGACCCATTTTGCAGAGTGGCTTCGCCAAATCCAGGCGCTTGAGGTTGAACTGCACCAACCAACGACGCGCTGCGATCCGAAGCGTGTCGCGGCATTGCTGCATGAAGACTTTGAAGAGATCGGTCGCTCAGGTCTGCGTTATGACAAACGCCAAACCATTGCGGCACTGGCGATTGAAACGGGTTATCCGCAGATTTTCGCGCAAGGTTTTAAGCTGGTGCAAATCAGTGCAGGCACCGTGTTGCTAACGTATAAAAGTTTTCAGCGTGACGCGCAGGGCCACGCCGTTCGTTGCACGGAGCGTTCGTCGATTTGGCTCCTGACAGAAAAAGAAGGTTGGCAGATACGGTTTCATCAAGGTACGCCGACTGATGAGTGA
- a CDS encoding sorbosone dehydrogenase family protein, with product MKLSSITIALAAVLALAGCDNSAVISPEQQMGPDPTLPAAQDFLMPPMQVPKGVGWQQNQMPKVAEGLKIDKVADGLLHPRQLLTLPNGDVLVVEANGPGTEAVSTPKQLIAGLVKGQSGKGGKGGNRITLLRPTADGSWEKHVFLEGLDSPFGVQLIGNILYVANTGSIMQYAYQPGETRISDPGKELADLPDTINHHWTKALLASPDGKKLYVGVGSNSNITENGLAVEYRRAAVLEVDTASGASRVFASGLRNPTGLQWEPHSGKLWAIVNERDEIGADLVPDYLTSVQDGGFYGWPYSYFGQHVDRRVQPPRPDRVAKAIKPDYALSSHVAPLGLLFYTANALPAEYRGGAFVSEHGSWDRSPLNGYRVSYVAFEQGKPVGKLKAVVTGFVSDDEKELYGAPVGLAVDKTGALLIADDVGNTVWRVSAK from the coding sequence ATGAAGCTATCATCCATCACGATTGCGCTTGCTGCCGTGCTGGCGCTGGCCGGCTGCGATAACAGCGCCGTCATTTCGCCAGAACAACAAATGGGGCCGGATCCGACGTTGCCGGCGGCGCAAGACTTCCTGATGCCGCCGATGCAGGTGCCAAAGGGCGTCGGCTGGCAGCAAAACCAGATGCCGAAAGTGGCGGAGGGTTTGAAGATCGACAAGGTGGCGGACGGTTTGTTGCATCCGCGCCAGCTGCTTACTCTGCCCAACGGCGATGTCTTGGTGGTGGAAGCCAACGGGCCGGGCACTGAGGCGGTGAGCACGCCCAAGCAGCTGATCGCCGGGCTGGTGAAAGGCCAGTCAGGTAAAGGGGGCAAAGGCGGTAACCGCATCACCCTGCTGCGCCCAACCGCCGACGGCAGCTGGGAAAAGCATGTTTTCCTCGAGGGGCTCGATTCCCCATTCGGCGTCCAGCTGATTGGCAACATCCTGTACGTGGCCAACACCGGCAGCATCATGCAGTACGCCTATCAGCCGGGCGAAACGCGCATCAGCGATCCGGGTAAAGAGCTGGCCGACCTGCCGGACACCATCAACCACCACTGGACCAAGGCCCTGCTGGCCAGCCCGGACGGTAAAAAGCTGTATGTCGGCGTCGGTTCCAACAGCAACATCACCGAAAACGGCCTGGCCGTCGAGTACCGGCGTGCCGCCGTGCTGGAAGTGGATACCGCCTCTGGTGCCAGCCGTGTCTTCGCCAGCGGCTTGCGCAATCCGACCGGGCTGCAGTGGGAGCCGCACAGCGGCAAGCTGTGGGCCATCGTCAACGAGCGCGACGAGATCGGCGCCGATCTGGTGCCGGATTACCTGACCTCGGTGCAGGATGGCGGCTTTTATGGCTGGCCTTACAGCTATTTCGGCCAGCACGTCGATCGGCGGGTGCAGCCGCCGCGGCCGGATCGGGTGGCGAAAGCCATCAAGCCGGACTACGCCCTCAGTTCGCACGTTGCGCCCCTGGGGTTGCTGTTCTATACGGCAAACGCGTTGCCGGCCGAGTATCGCGGCGGCGCCTTTGTCAGTGAGCACGGCAGCTGGGATCGCTCGCCGCTGAACGGCTACCGGGTCAGCTACGTGGCGTTCGAGCAAGGCAAGCCGGTCGGCAAACTCAAAGCGGTGGTCACCGGCTTTGTCTCCGACGACGAGAAGGAACTCTATGGCGCACCGGTAGGATTGGCGGTCGACAAGACTGGCGCCCTGCTGATTGCAGATGACGTGGGCAACACAGTTTGGCGCGTCAGCGCTAAATAA
- a CDS encoding substrate-binding domain-containing protein, producing the protein MKKTRLLLMLACSLFVMTAQAKSYQVGVALANFDLNFVSILRSQMARELAAQQLQGQFVDAKGDVALQVQQVDDLINQGVDAIILNPVDTQGVQPMIAAAQRAAIPLIFVNRKPEVPLTGATAYVGSDSALSGRLQMEALAKKMNYRGNVAILMGALSNEETRERTRAVEAVIAKHKDLKVVEKQTAKWQRNEAVDVVSGWLLNGTPIDAIAANNDEMAIGAIMALKQAKKSGVLVAGIDGTPDGLQFIKNGDLAVTIFQDAKAQAIGAVQVTRAMLDHAKTEPYNWVPYATVTRENYPQFAQMNQK; encoded by the coding sequence ATGAAAAAAACCAGACTGCTGTTGATGTTAGCCTGCTCGCTGTTTGTCATGACCGCCCAGGCCAAGAGCTACCAGGTCGGCGTGGCGCTGGCCAACTTCGATCTCAACTTCGTCTCCATTCTGCGCAGCCAAATGGCACGTGAACTGGCGGCTCAGCAGCTGCAGGGCCAGTTCGTTGATGCCAAAGGCGATGTCGCCCTGCAGGTGCAACAGGTAGACGATCTGATTAATCAGGGCGTGGACGCCATTATCCTCAATCCGGTTGATACGCAAGGCGTCCAGCCGATGATAGCGGCTGCCCAACGTGCCGCGATCCCCCTCATCTTCGTCAACCGCAAACCCGAAGTGCCGCTGACCGGCGCGACGGCCTACGTCGGCTCCGATTCGGCGCTCAGCGGCCGCCTGCAGATGGAGGCCCTGGCGAAAAAAATGAATTACCGCGGCAACGTGGCGATCCTGATGGGCGCCCTCTCCAACGAAGAAACCCGCGAACGCACCCGCGCGGTGGAAGCGGTGATCGCCAAACACAAAGATCTGAAAGTGGTAGAGAAACAGACCGCCAAATGGCAGCGCAATGAAGCGGTCGACGTGGTTTCCGGCTGGTTGCTGAACGGCACGCCGATCGATGCGATCGCCGCCAACAACGATGAGATGGCCATCGGCGCGATCATGGCGCTGAAGCAGGCCAAAAAGAGTGGCGTGCTGGTTGCCGGCATCGACGGCACGCCAGACGGCCTGCAATTTATCAAAAACGGCGACCTGGCGGTGACCATTTTCCAGGATGCCAAAGCCCAGGCGATCGGCGCGGTGCAAGTGACCCGAGCTATGTTGGATCACGCCAAAACGGAGCCTTACAACTGGGTGCCTTATGCCACCGTGACGCGAGAAAACTACCCGCAATTTGCACAGATGAACCAGAAATAA
- a CDS encoding LacI family DNA-binding transcriptional regulator has protein sequence MIKHHKATASDVAEKAGVSKWTVSRAFTPGASISDSARESVLAAAAELGYRPNLLARSLSQKRTHIIGVAIDEMKNPHSMMMLDMVTKQLQTRGYMALLLNITAGENYRAVMAMADQLQVDGILFLATVLTQEWAAIAQDLHQIPLVQVCRNTESEHIDVVNIDGYRAGEEIAGLLIEQGHRRFGYMKGPDTQSSHLLRMEGYRDKLMAAGFQLDRVLTAGHYDRQRGFQLMSEYLQATPESERVEALFCENDVLALGALEALRQTAPSSAMAVVGFDDIDEAGSANWALTSYSQRIDRLVEEALNRLIDNRATADGAWRHGELRVRRSHIKQDGILIAD, from the coding sequence ATGATAAAACACCACAAAGCCACTGCCAGCGATGTCGCCGAAAAGGCCGGCGTCTCTAAATGGACGGTATCGCGCGCCTTTACGCCCGGCGCGTCGATCTCGGACAGCGCGCGTGAAAGCGTACTGGCGGCGGCAGCCGAGCTGGGCTATCGGCCAAACCTGCTGGCGCGCAGCCTGTCGCAAAAACGCACGCACATCATCGGCGTGGCCATCGACGAAATGAAGAACCCGCATTCGATGATGATGCTTGATATGGTCACCAAACAGCTGCAAACCCGCGGCTATATGGCGCTGCTGCTGAACATAACCGCAGGGGAAAACTACCGGGCGGTGATGGCGATGGCCGATCAGCTGCAGGTCGATGGCATTTTGTTCCTGGCGACGGTGTTAACCCAAGAATGGGCGGCGATCGCGCAAGATCTGCATCAGATCCCGCTGGTGCAGGTGTGTCGCAATACGGAAAGCGAACACATTGATGTGGTCAATATCGACGGCTACCGCGCCGGCGAAGAGATCGCTGGGTTGCTGATAGAACAAGGGCATCGGCGCTTTGGCTACATGAAGGGGCCAGACACGCAAAGCAGCCATTTGCTACGTATGGAAGGCTACCGCGACAAATTGATGGCCGCCGGATTTCAGTTGGATCGGGTGCTCACCGCCGGCCACTACGATCGCCAACGCGGTTTCCAGCTGATGAGCGAATACCTGCAGGCAACGCCGGAAAGCGAGCGGGTTGAGGCGCTGTTCTGTGAGAACGACGTGTTGGCGCTGGGGGCGCTCGAAGCGCTCAGGCAAACGGCGCCGTCGTCTGCGATGGCCGTGGTCGGTTTCGACGATATCGACGAAGCCGGCTCAGCCAATTGGGCGCTGACCAGCTACAGCCAACGCATCGACCGTTTAGTCGAGGAGGCCTTGAATCGTCTGATCGACAATCGCGCCACGGCAGACGGCGCCTGGCGGCATGGGGAATTGCGAGTTCGGCGATCGCATATAAAGCAAGACGGAATTCTGATCGCTGATTGA
- a CDS encoding TonB-dependent copper receptor codes for MMFKPTYKKNAVTRAITTAMPLFLLAGHAAQAHQHPIDAQVNDGDVITVTAPLYSPLTIVTSPKTPRQPVPASDGSDYLKTIPGFSQIRNGGTNGDPVFRGMFGSRLKILTDGSEMLGACPSRMDAPTSYISPESFDLLTITKGPQTVLWGPGSSAGTVRFERERPRFDKPGIKGNASVLTGSNGRWDENIDASLGAEQGYLRVMANKSRSNDYQDGTNTRVPSRWDKWNGDLALGWTPDNDTLLEVTMGRGNGEARYAGRSMDGSQFKRESLGMRVEKSNIGDVLDKLEAQVYYNYANHVMDNVTLRSPGSGGMSGHGGHGGMSMGGHGGHMMSSGMTMQLDRRTVGGRVMGTWQWQDVKLESGLDTQTNTHRSMSRGSWEKDAQFNSYGAFSELTWSTSDQDKLIAGARLDRTLVENFRSGSDGERSDTLPSGFMRLEHTLADLPLMLYAGVGYTERFPDYWELFSPKLGPNGSKDPFSSVKSEKTTQLDIGAQYNGKRLNGWISAYVGRVDDFILFKYDPHNARLSQADNVNANIMGGEMGMGYQLSEHWKTDASLAYSWGKNTSDGRPLPQIPPLEARLGLTYEYGDWSGTGLWRLVSSQSRVAINEGNVVGKDFAESAGFGVLSANAAYKVNKNVKLSAGLDNILNKTYSEHLNLAGNSAFGYSANSAVNEPGRTLWAKVNVTF; via the coding sequence ATGATGTTTAAACCCACTTATAAAAAGAACGCCGTCACCCGCGCCATTACCACCGCCATGCCGCTGTTCCTGCTGGCCGGCCACGCGGCTCAGGCGCATCAGCACCCTATCGACGCACAGGTTAATGATGGCGACGTGATCACCGTCACCGCACCGCTCTATTCCCCGCTGACTATCGTCACCTCACCCAAAACCCCGCGCCAGCCGGTACCGGCCAGCGACGGTTCGGACTACCTGAAAACCATCCCCGGCTTTTCGCAGATCCGCAACGGCGGCACCAACGGCGATCCGGTATTCCGCGGCATGTTCGGTTCGCGGTTGAAGATCCTCACCGACGGTTCGGAAATGCTGGGCGCCTGCCCATCGCGGATGGACGCGCCGACCTCTTACATCTCGCCGGAAAGCTTCGATCTGTTGACCATCACCAAGGGACCGCAGACGGTGCTGTGGGGGCCGGGATCGTCGGCGGGCACGGTGCGTTTCGAGCGTGAACGCCCGCGCTTCGACAAGCCTGGCATCAAGGGCAACGCCAGCGTGCTGACCGGCTCCAACGGCCGCTGGGACGAGAACATCGACGCCAGCCTCGGCGCTGAACAAGGCTACCTGCGGGTGATGGCCAACAAATCCCGATCCAACGACTATCAGGACGGAACCAATACGCGCGTGCCATCGCGCTGGGACAAGTGGAACGGCGATCTGGCGCTCGGCTGGACGCCGGACAACGACACGCTGCTGGAAGTGACCATGGGCCGCGGCAACGGCGAAGCGCGCTATGCCGGCCGCAGCATGGACGGTTCGCAGTTCAAGCGCGAAAGCCTGGGCATGCGGGTGGAAAAATCCAATATCGGCGATGTGCTGGATAAGCTGGAAGCACAGGTCTACTACAACTACGCCAACCACGTGATGGACAACGTCACCCTGCGCTCACCGGGCAGCGGCGGCATGAGTGGACACGGTGGCCATGGCGGTATGAGCATGGGCGGTCACGGCGGGCACATGATGTCTTCCGGCATGACGATGCAACTCGATCGCCGCACCGTCGGCGGCCGCGTGATGGGCACTTGGCAGTGGCAGGACGTGAAGCTTGAAAGCGGCCTGGACACCCAAACCAACACCCACCGCAGCATGAGCCGCGGCAGCTGGGAAAAAGACGCTCAGTTCAACAGCTATGGCGCCTTCAGTGAACTGACCTGGTCCACCAGCGATCAGGATAAACTGATCGCTGGCGCACGTCTTGACCGCACTCTGGTGGAGAATTTCCGCAGCGGCAGCGACGGGGAGCGTTCAGACACTCTGCCAAGCGGCTTTATGCGTCTTGAGCATACGCTGGCCGACCTGCCGCTGATGCTGTATGCCGGCGTCGGTTATACCGAGCGCTTCCCGGATTATTGGGAGCTGTTCTCGCCGAAGCTTGGCCCGAACGGCAGCAAGGATCCGTTCTCCAGCGTCAAGAGCGAAAAAACCACGCAGCTCGACATCGGCGCACAGTACAACGGCAAACGCTTAAACGGCTGGATCTCCGCTTACGTGGGCCGCGTCGATGATTTCATCCTGTTCAAATACGATCCGCACAACGCGCGTCTCAGCCAGGCCGATAACGTCAACGCCAACATCATGGGCGGCGAAATGGGCATGGGTTACCAGCTGAGCGAACACTGGAAAACCGATGCCAGCCTGGCCTACTCCTGGGGAAAAAACACCAGCGACGGCCGGCCGTTGCCGCAGATCCCGCCGCTGGAAGCGCGTCTGGGGCTGACCTATGAGTACGGCGACTGGAGCGGCACCGGCCTGTGGCGTTTGGTCAGCAGCCAAAGCCGCGTGGCTATCAACGAAGGCAACGTGGTGGGTAAAGACTTTGCCGAAAGCGCCGGCTTCGGCGTGCTCTCCGCCAACGCCGCCTACAAGGTGAATAAAAACGTCAAGCTGAGCGCCGGTCTGGATAACATCCTGAACAAGACCTACAGCGAGCACCTCAACCTGGCGGGCAACAGCGCCTTCGGGTACTCGGCCAACAGCGCGGTGAATGAACCGGGCCGCACCCTGTGGGCCAAGGTTAACGTCACCTTCTAA
- a CDS encoding sugar phosphate isomerase/epimerase has translation MKLSFCTDSLGHLPFEQMLDRLLELGVSGVEMTTGGWSPAPHLDTDDLLANPAKRRQLQQALASRGMEIAALNVSGNPLDPGELGQRHQRQTDNTLELAGLLGVKKIVMMSGLPPASPHDAIPNWITYTVSWPPTVKNCLDYQWNEVAIPYWQALVARAKACGVERFALENFSAMLVWNPETLFRLREAVGPMVGLNLDPSHLIWMGADPIAVARALGPAIHHVHGKDVRLERGVVEVNGLLETKPIDDVARRAWNYVAVGCGRDLQWWKAFFSVVRMMGYNDWVSLEMEDLTMSVDAGIVSSVQALQQSISQ, from the coding sequence ATGAAACTTTCATTCTGTACCGACAGCCTGGGTCATTTACCCTTCGAGCAGATGCTGGATCGGCTGCTGGAGCTGGGGGTGAGCGGCGTGGAAATGACCACCGGCGGCTGGTCTCCGGCGCCCCATCTGGATACCGACGATCTGCTGGCTAACCCCGCCAAACGCCGGCAGCTGCAGCAGGCGCTGGCCAGCCGCGGCATGGAGATCGCCGCGCTCAACGTCTCCGGCAATCCGCTCGATCCCGGCGAACTGGGGCAACGCCATCAGCGCCAAACCGACAATACGCTGGAGCTGGCCGGGCTGCTGGGGGTGAAAAAGATCGTTATGATGAGCGGCCTGCCCCCGGCCAGCCCGCATGACGCCATTCCCAACTGGATCACCTATACCGTCAGCTGGCCGCCGACGGTGAAAAACTGTCTGGACTATCAATGGAATGAAGTGGCAATCCCCTATTGGCAGGCGCTGGTCGCTCGGGCCAAAGCGTGCGGCGTCGAGCGCTTTGCGCTGGAAAACTTCAGCGCCATGCTGGTGTGGAACCCGGAAACGCTGTTCCGGCTGCGCGAGGCCGTTGGCCCGATGGTGGGCCTGAACCTCGATCCCAGCCACCTGATCTGGATGGGTGCGGATCCCATCGCGGTGGCCCGCGCACTCGGCCCCGCCATTCACCATGTGCACGGCAAAGACGTGCGCCTTGAGCGCGGCGTCGTTGAGGTTAACGGACTGCTGGAGACCAAACCGATCGACGACGTGGCCCGCCGCGCCTGGAACTATGTCGCCGTCGGCTGCGGCCGGGATCTGCAGTGGTGGAAGGCGTTCTTCTCGGTGGTGCGCATGATGGGCTACAACGACTGGGTGTCGCTGGAAATGGAAGACCTGACCATGTCGGTCGATGCCGGCATCGTTTCCTCCGTTCAGGCGCTGCAGCAGAGCATCAGCCAGTAA
- a CDS encoding YbaK/EbsC family protein: MSIERVQQFLAEHAPETTVTVLTKNSATVALAAEAFGVESGQIAKTLSFRVNDGVVLLVMAGTARIDNKKYKQFFGVKARMLPAEEVEALTGYPPGGVCPFAAPAAVRIYCDRSLCSYGEVLPAGGSDNSGVRIAPQLLASITGAEWIDVTG; the protein is encoded by the coding sequence ATGAGTATCGAGCGCGTTCAGCAATTTCTGGCCGAGCACGCACCAGAAACGACGGTGACGGTGCTGACAAAGAATAGCGCTACGGTGGCGCTGGCGGCGGAAGCCTTTGGCGTGGAGAGCGGGCAGATCGCCAAGACGCTGTCGTTTCGCGTGAACGACGGCGTGGTGCTGTTGGTAATGGCGGGAACCGCCAGAATCGACAACAAGAAGTACAAACAATTCTTCGGCGTAAAGGCGCGCATGCTGCCGGCAGAGGAGGTGGAGGCGCTGACCGGCTATCCGCCCGGCGGCGTTTGTCCCTTTGCCGCACCAGCAGCGGTGAGAATTTACTGCGATCGCAGCCTGTGCAGCTACGGTGAAGTGCTTCCGGCAGGTGGCAGCGATAACTCAGGCGTGAGAATTGCACCACAGCTGCTGGCCAGTATCACCGGAGCAGAGTGGATTGACGTGACAGGGTAA
- a CDS encoding GrpB family protein: MYVAWRNDIAGSRYYSKGNGKRTHSFTAGSEQAIRHWVFRDYLRKHHGVAQQYAATQCNAKQQKTTGKTRRLMAG; this comes from the coding sequence ATATACGTCGCATGGCGAAACGACATTGCCGGCAGTCGTTACTACAGCAAGGGAAACGGCAAGCGCACGCATTCATTTACGGCAGGAAGCGAACAGGCGATCAGACATTGGGTGTTCAGAGATTATCTGCGTAAGCATCATGGTGTTGCTCAGCAATACGCGGCAACCCAATGCAATGCCAAGCAGCAGAAGACAACCGGCAAAACCCGGCGGCTTATGGCCGGCTAA
- a CDS encoding VOC family protein produces MFDHVKFGVSDFALSKAFFLNALAPLGVKIVAEGAPGYGVELCPERGNVSLCLFQTDKKPAHLHLAFAASSREQVDAFYHAALNAGGKDNGAPGLRPNYHAHYYAAFVIAPDGHNIEAVCHTPMH; encoded by the coding sequence ATGTTTGACCATGTGAAATTTGGCGTCAGCGACTTTGCCCTTAGCAAAGCGTTTTTCCTCAATGCGCTGGCGCCGCTGGGCGTAAAGATCGTTGCCGAAGGCGCGCCCGGCTATGGCGTCGAACTTTGCCCCGAACGAGGTAACGTATCATTGTGCCTATTTCAAACCGATAAAAAGCCGGCACACCTGCACCTGGCATTTGCCGCAAGCAGCCGTGAACAGGTCGATGCGTTCTACCACGCCGCGCTAAACGCCGGCGGCAAAGACAATGGCGCGCCCGGTTTGCGGCCCAATTACCATGCCCACTACTATGCGGCATTTGTTATCGCCCCGGATGGCCACAATATCGAAGCGGTTTGCCATACCCCGATGCACTAG
- a CDS encoding Gfo/Idh/MocA family protein: MLNGERSIPRPLRWAMIGGGRLSQVGYKHRSGALRDNTAYRLVAGAFDIDAARGREFGVNLGVPAERCYDNYQQLLAQEANREDGVEVVTIATPNGTHYEITRAALNAGLHVICEKPLFFTTAEAREIKALAAEKGLIVGVTYGFSGHPLLMQMRAMIANGDIGEIRMVELQYTHGFNANESADTFEAQKWRVDPKIAGPSFVLGDISTHTFYISQLVMPDMKIASLLCDRQSFIPSRAPLEDNAMVLMHYENGAVGRMWASAINAGAMDSQSIRVVGSRASLQWSDSTPGELRYEIQGRPNQTLHHGMPYLDDSALAEERLGALHTEGLAESWANIYLKFAIAISASQRGDRQTLAALIYPDIDAGLEGVRWIENCVRSADNGATWVNYQ; the protein is encoded by the coding sequence ATGTTAAATGGTGAAAGAAGCATCCCTCGCCCGCTGCGTTGGGCGATGATCGGCGGCGGCCGCCTCAGCCAGGTGGGCTACAAGCACCGTTCCGGCGCACTGCGCGACAACACCGCCTATCGGCTGGTTGCCGGCGCTTTTGATATCGACGCGGCGCGCGGACGTGAGTTTGGCGTCAATCTCGGCGTGCCCGCCGAACGCTGCTATGACAACTATCAACAGCTGCTGGCGCAAGAAGCCAACCGCGAAGATGGCGTTGAGGTGGTGACCATCGCCACCCCCAACGGCACCCATTATGAAATCACGCGCGCAGCGCTGAATGCCGGCCTGCATGTCATCTGTGAAAAGCCGCTGTTCTTCACCACGGCGGAGGCGAGAGAAATCAAGGCGCTGGCAGCGGAGAAAGGCCTGATCGTCGGCGTAACCTACGGCTTCTCCGGCCATCCTCTGCTGATGCAGATGCGGGCCATGATCGCGAACGGCGACATCGGCGAAATACGCATGGTCGAATTGCAATACACCCACGGTTTCAATGCCAACGAAAGCGCGGACACGTTCGAGGCGCAAAAGTGGCGCGTCGATCCGAAAATCGCCGGCCCCTCTTTTGTGCTGGGCGACATCTCCACTCACACTTTCTACATCTCGCAGCTGGTGATGCCCGATATGAAGATTGCCTCCCTGCTGTGCGATCGCCAGAGCTTTATTCCTTCCCGCGCACCGCTGGAAGACAACGCCATGGTGCTGATGCACTACGAAAACGGCGCCGTCGGCCGCATGTGGGCTTCTGCCATCAACGCCGGCGCGATGGACAGCCAAAGCATCCGCGTGGTGGGCTCTCGCGCCAGTCTGCAATGGAGCGATTCCACGCCCGGCGAATTGCGCTATGAGATCCAGGGGCGGCCCAACCAAACGCTGCACCACGGCATGCCCTATCTGGACGACAGCGCCCTGGCCGAAGAGCGGCTCGGCGCGCTGCATACCGAAGGGCTGGCCGAATCCTGGGCCAATATTTACCTCAAGTTCGCCATCGCCATCAGCGCCAGCCAGCGCGGCGATCGGCAAACGCTGGCCGCGCTGATCTATCCGGATATCGACGCCGGATTGGAAGGCGTGCGCTGGATTGAAAACTGCGTTCGTTCCGCCGACAACGGCGCCACCTGGGTTAATTACCAATAA
- a CDS encoding DUF2946 domain-containing protein, whose amino-acid sequence MLFIAPVVSRSLEHVRAGSAGTTIMADCGMEMPMHHGMHSPPPAPEKASQPLMQHGGGHHNMAMMMDDSACGYCVLLLHAPLLDVSHAPLFWSHSLASRPPPIHYLVPLFAHVVHTELQPRAPPISFL is encoded by the coding sequence ATGTTGTTCATTGCGCCGGTGGTCTCGCGATCCCTGGAGCATGTACGCGCCGGAAGTGCTGGAACGACCATCATGGCGGATTGCGGCATGGAAATGCCGATGCATCATGGGATGCACTCGCCGCCGCCTGCGCCAGAAAAAGCCTCACAGCCGCTGATGCAGCACGGTGGCGGCCACCACAACATGGCGATGATGATGGACGACAGCGCCTGCGGCTACTGCGTGCTGTTGCTGCACGCACCGCTGCTGGACGTGAGCCATGCCCCGCTGTTCTGGTCCCACTCGCTGGCTTCCCGCCCGCCGCCGATTCACTATCTCGTTCCTCTGTTTGCCCACGTCGTTCACACCGAATTACAGCCGCGCGCGCCCCCCATTTCTTTCCTCTGA
- a CDS encoding class I SAM-dependent methyltransferase yields MTEKLASTIILLYDEHAAAWERLRPTTLFERPWLDRFLQLAPANAQLLDLGCGNGAPIAAYFIEKGYRVTGIDGSQAMIARCRQRFPQQEWRQMDMRQLDLPVKFDGLLAWDSFFHLARDDQRRMFPLFRRHARPHAALMFTSGPADSVAIGNFEGRPLFHASLAPEEYTRLLQENGFRVVDHVVEDPACGGRTVWLAQGVE; encoded by the coding sequence ATGACGGAAAAACTGGCGAGCACCATTATCCTGCTTTATGACGAACATGCCGCCGCCTGGGAACGCCTCAGACCCACCACGCTGTTTGAACGACCGTGGCTCGATCGTTTTTTGCAGCTCGCCCCGGCCAATGCGCAGCTGCTCGATCTCGGCTGCGGCAATGGCGCACCGATCGCCGCCTATTTTATCGAAAAGGGATATCGGGTAACCGGCATCGACGGTTCGCAGGCGATGATCGCGCGTTGCCGGCAGCGTTTCCCGCAGCAGGAATGGCGACAAATGGATATGCGCCAGCTGGATTTGCCGGTGAAGTTCGACGGACTGCTGGCCTGGGACAGTTTCTTTCATCTGGCGCGCGACGATCAGCGCCGCATGTTTCCGCTGTTCAGACGGCATGCCAGGCCGCATGCCGCATTGATGTTCACCAGCGGCCCTGCAGACAGCGTGGCGATCGGCAACTTCGAAGGCCGGCCGCTGTTTCACGCCAGCCTGGCACCGGAGGAGTACACACGCTTGTTGCAGGAGAACGGCTTCCGCGTGGTCGACCATGTAGTGGAAGATCCCGCCTGCGGGGGAAGAACGGTCTGGTTAGCGCAGGGTGTTGAGTGA